Proteins encoded in a region of the Salvelinus sp. IW2-2015 unplaced genomic scaffold, ASM291031v2 Un_scaffold2101, whole genome shotgun sequence genome:
- the LOC112072948 gene encoding uncharacterized protein, whose amino-acid sequence MIWGSSIPPTIQPPPSYDEVIREKRQEQDQVLPLSSSSVSTTTIATQTDTGPESSVPTHSHAPVQRGSVATRAPKPPRPSFPFISKPDDTPSHVDDTTGAATATVDPVLFLEDSPALHTHTPTSTHTENTRPAAFHSDLLTSDSFSALTFASGSQTDQWVQSSSVPPPHSTVALTTPSSPPPLHTRPRPHPRTKNSLRPIRREVKVQTLVRLGQTESEVTENQEVSYQEGKYFQELLDAFSSDDWGFPDHHSNXNRESESGEEEEEEEEDMSTLRARIQAFEQQQQAEDHGSHGDNGTLLGRGRPEPRHRVQAPSKPAPPIAPKPSLATKTSCKGVWQGGGSVAIAVNLTVDTTTASPNP is encoded by the exons ATGATCTGGGGCAGTAGTATACCTCCTACTATACAG CCTCCCCCCTCCTACGATGAGGTgattagagagaagagacaggaacagGATCAAGTGTtgcctctctcctcgtcttccgTCTCCACGACTACCATCGCCACGCAGACGGACACCGGACCAGAATCCTCAGTTCCAACCCACAGTCACGCCCCAGTCCAGAGAGGCTCAGTGg CCACCAGAGCTCCAAAGCCTCCCAGACCTTCTTTTCCTTTTATATCCAAACCTGATGACACGCCGTCGCACGTTGATGACACGACGGgagctgctactgctactgtcgACCCTGTCCTCTTCCTAGAAGACAGTccggcactacacacacacactccgaccAGCACACACACCGAGAACACCAGACCAGCAGCGTTTCACAGTGATCTCTTGACCTCTGATTCTTTCTCAGCTCTGACCTTTGCCTCTGGCAGCCAGACCGACCAATGGGTGCAGTCCTCCTCGGTCCCACCCCCTCATTCCACTGTTGCCTTGAcaactccctcctcccctcctccgctTCATACCCGGCCCAGGCCACACCCTCGCACMAAGAATAGCCTTCGACCAATCAGGCGAGAGGTCAAGGTTCAGACCCTGGTGAGGCTGGGACAGACAGAAAGTGAGGTCACAGAGAACCAGGAAGTGAGTTATCAGGAGGGGAAGTACTTTCAGGAGCTCCTAGACGCCTTCAGCTCTGACGATTGGGGCTTCCCTGATCACCATAGCAACGAKAACAGAGAGAGCGAAtcgggagaagaagaagaagaagaggaggaagatatgAGTACTCTGAGAGCCAGGATACAAGCCTTCGAGCAGCAGCAACAGGCAGAGGACCACGGTAGCCATGGAGACAACGGCACGTTGCTAGGGCGGGGGAGACCTGAACCCCGTCACCGAGTCCAGGCCCCGTCCAAACCGGCCCCTCCCATCGCCCCCAAACCCTCCCTCGCCACCAAGACATCCTGCAAAGGAGTCTGGCAAGGCGGAGGCTCGGTGGCGATCGCCGTGAACTTGACTGTTGATACAACCACCGCAAGCCCAAACCCATGA